One Rattus norvegicus strain BN/NHsdMcwi chromosome 20, GRCr8, whole genome shotgun sequence DNA segment encodes these proteins:
- the Gatd3a gene encoding ES1 protein homolog, mitochondrial precursor, translated as MAAVRVLVSPRLASALLPLSGRHRTTSQRAAIHSSAPRPRARVALVLSGCGVYDGTEIHEASAILVHLSRGGAEVHIFAPDVPQMHVIDHTKGEPSEKESRNVLAESARIARGKITNLAQLSAANHDAAIFPGGFGAAKNLSTFAVDGKDCKVNKEVERVLKEFHGAKKPIGLCCIAPVLAAKVIKGVEVTVGHEQEEGGKWPYAGTAEAVKALGAKHCVKGVTEAHVDQKNKVVTTPAFMCETELHHIHDGIGAMVKKVLELTGK; from the exons ATGGCTGCTGTCAGGGTTCTGGTGTCGCCGAGGTTGGCTTCTGCGCTCCTACCGCTCTCAGGGCGCCACCGGACTACCTCCCAGCGCGCAGCCATTCACAGCTCCGCACCGCGGCCCCGGGCCAGGGTGGCGTTG GTGCTGTCGGGCTGCGGAGTCTATGACGGAACCGAGATCCACGAGGCCTCAGC GATCCTGGTGCACCTGAGCCGAGGCGGAGCTGAGGTCCATATCTttgctcctgatgtccctcagaTGCACGTGATTGACCACACCAAGGGGGAGCCTTCTGAGAAGGAAAGCAG GAACGTTTTGGCTGAGTCAGCAAGGATCGCCCGAGGCAAGATCACCAACCTGGCTCAGCTCAGCGCTGCTAACCACGATGCTGCCATTTTCCCTGGAGGCTTTGGGGCTGCCAAAAACCT GAGCACATTCGCTGTGGACGGGAAGGACTGCAAGGTTAACAAGGAGGTGGAGCGTGTCCTGAAGGAATTCCACGGAGCCAAGAAGCCCATTGG CCTATGCTGCATCGCTCCTGTCCTCGCAGCCAAAGTGATCAAAGGTGTGGAGGTCACCGTGGGCCATGAGCAAGAGGAGGGGGGCAAGTGGCCATATGCTGGAACCGCGGAAGCCGTCAAAGCCCTGGGTGCCAAGCACTGTGTGAAGGGTGTGACC GAAGCTCACGTCGACCAGAAAAACAAGGTGGTCACCACCCCGGCCTTCATGTGTGAGACCGAACTCCACCACATCCACGACGGGATTGGGGCCATGGTGAAGAAGGTGCTGGAACTCACGGGAAAGTAA